One stretch of Candidatus Neomarinimicrobiota bacterium DNA includes these proteins:
- the pyrH gene encoding UMP kinase gives MSAGSIYKRILLKLSGESLAGDSALSISTEVLDQMTSDLATVVDLGVEVGIVIGGGNIFRGLSEKAKEMNRVAADHMGMLATVINAIALGDAIKRFGMKSSVLTAIEMHQIAEPFTQRRALEDLSAGKVVIFAAGTGNPFFTTDTAAALRGVEINADVLLKGTRVEGIYSTDPEQDPNAEFLSKLSFDEVISKNLRVMDQTAFALCRENELAVHVFNMEIPGNLLKVMQGAAIGSVVGGKI, from the coding sequence ATGTCAGCCGGATCGATCTACAAGCGTATACTCCTTAAATTAAGTGGCGAATCGCTTGCAGGTGATTCGGCTCTTTCTATTAGTACTGAAGTGTTAGACCAAATGACTTCTGATCTGGCCACTGTGGTTGATCTGGGTGTTGAAGTTGGTATCGTCATAGGTGGCGGAAATATCTTTCGTGGTCTCTCAGAAAAAGCAAAAGAGATGAACCGGGTCGCTGCCGATCATATGGGGATGTTGGCTACGGTCATTAATGCCATTGCACTTGGTGATGCAATTAAGCGATTTGGTATGAAATCCAGCGTACTGACTGCCATTGAGATGCATCAGATCGCCGAACCATTTACGCAACGCAGAGCATTGGAAGATCTATCAGCCGGTAAGGTCGTGATTTTTGCTGCCGGTACTGGAAACCCATTTTTTACCACTGATACAGCAGCGGCTTTACGTGGTGTTGAGATCAATGCAGATGTGCTTTTAAAGGGCACACGGGTTGAGGGGATCTATTCAACAGATCCTGAGCAGGACCCCAATGCCGAGTTTCTCTCCAAGCTCTCATTTGATGAGGTGATCAGTAAAAATCTTAGAGTAATGGATCAAACAGCTTTTGCACTATGCCGTGAGAATGAACTTGCAGTTCATGTGTTTAATATGGAAATTCCAGGAAATTTGTTAAAAGTGATGCAAGGCGCTGCCATTGGATCTGTAGTTGGAGGAAAAATATGA
- a CDS encoding HAMP domain-containing sensor histidine kinase: protein MRDFRSTTNIKLGLFVLAILIITVSLLYTNWLVRELRADNLKFLKYNSNLLANALAADLQSKAYQEEQRQFISYNAKLYASALSADSPSMDFAFNQIIKNISFPIIITVFEGGEHVIYAYRNIDIPETINRSALSGYLLSVVAEMDSLNEAIPVKYLQQEIMLIHFGKPVSKKFEEIMERVIRAINFPMILTRGPDLVNYHIQDHTLEFDEELSLDDQKQLIQSTLIRMDFKNTPVPVEFSGETVMLIHYEDSELIQALRWFPLIEFGIISGFILLGFAGFQFIRKAERRGIWVGLSKETAHQLGTPLSSLMGWIELLKEEKQSESTTQIIDEMDRDLQRLNQVAERFSKIGAGVKLVSLSATELIQPVLGYVQRRIPQWGKSIRVEFECEEDIRVMAHSELFGWAIENLLKNSVDAIKKDQGTIQVKVIKSGEWTKILVIDNGEGIPLRDHKNIFRPGWSSKKRGWGLGLSLVERIVREYHHGDISVESVPGIGTTFEVKLKTGAST, encoded by the coding sequence ATGCGTGACTTTAGATCCACAACGAATATAAAGCTGGGACTGTTTGTCTTGGCGATTCTGATCATTACTGTATCCTTATTATACACGAATTGGCTGGTCAGAGAATTACGGGCAGACAATCTTAAATTTCTAAAATACAATTCAAATTTGCTGGCAAATGCTTTGGCGGCAGACCTGCAGAGTAAGGCTTATCAGGAAGAGCAGAGGCAATTCATTAGTTATAATGCCAAACTGTACGCTAGTGCTTTGTCTGCTGATTCTCCCAGCATGGATTTTGCGTTTAATCAGATCATCAAGAATATTAGTTTTCCCATCATTATAACTGTTTTCGAGGGCGGGGAGCATGTGATCTATGCCTATCGAAATATTGATATTCCTGAAACAATCAACCGATCGGCGTTATCGGGATACCTCCTGAGTGTAGTGGCTGAAATGGATAGCTTGAATGAAGCGATCCCGGTAAAGTATTTACAACAGGAGATCATGCTGATCCACTTTGGAAAACCGGTTAGCAAAAAGTTTGAAGAGATCATGGAGCGTGTTATACGAGCGATCAATTTTCCCATGATCCTGACTCGAGGACCAGATTTGGTCAATTATCACATACAGGATCATACACTTGAATTTGATGAAGAATTGAGTTTAGATGATCAGAAACAGCTGATCCAGAGCACTTTGATCAGGATGGACTTTAAAAACACACCGGTTCCTGTAGAGTTTTCCGGTGAGACTGTCATGCTCATCCACTATGAAGATTCCGAGCTGATCCAGGCACTCCGGTGGTTTCCCCTTATCGAGTTTGGGATCATTAGTGGGTTCATTCTGCTTGGGTTCGCAGGTTTTCAGTTTATTCGTAAAGCCGAGCGGAGGGGGATCTGGGTTGGACTCTCCAAGGAAACGGCGCATCAATTGGGGACGCCTCTATCTTCACTTATGGGCTGGATCGAGTTGCTGAAGGAAGAAAAACAGTCCGAATCAACCACCCAGATCATTGATGAAATGGATCGCGACCTGCAACGTTTGAACCAGGTTGCCGAAAGGTTCTCCAAGATTGGAGCCGGCGTAAAATTAGTCAGTCTTTCAGCCACAGAATTGATCCAGCCGGTACTCGGATATGTACAACGTCGCATACCACAATGGGGTAAATCAATCCGGGTAGAGTTTGAATGCGAAGAAGATATCCGGGTTATGGCCCATAGTGAATTGTTTGGATGGGCTATCGAAAATCTGCTTAAGAATTCAGTCGATGCCATTAAAAAGGATCAGGGAACGATCCAGGTCAAAGTAATTAAAAGTGGAGAATGGACGAAGATCCTGGTGATCGACAATGGGGAGGGCATCCCACTAAGGGATCATAAAAATATCTTTAGACCGGGTTGGAGCTCTAAAAAACGCGGATGGGGTCTTGGTCTGAGCTTGGTTGAACGGATCGTCAGAGAATATCACCATGGCGATATTAGTGTGGAGTCGGTTCCTGGAATAGGAACGACTTTTGAAGTGAAGCTAAAAACTGGCGCAAGTACCTGA
- the wecB gene encoding UDP-N-acetylglucosamine 2-epimerase (non-hydrolyzing), whose protein sequence is MKIVTIIGARPQFVKASMISKAMRGAGHTEILVNTGQHYDDNMARIFFEEMEIPRPDYDLGVGSGTHAEQTAASMIGIEEILIKEQPDYLVVYGDTNATVAGALAAAKLHIKIAHIEAGLRSYNRQMPEEINRIVTDVLSDYLFVPTQVAVDNLKLEGIVKGVHVVGDVMVDALQTYTIVAEQKSNILDQLEMTKKFILMTIHRPSNADSNERLRAILQAVSSAGDPVIFPVHPRSKNRVDSLIKSIDGDIRIIEPVGYLDMMMLEKYSQLIITDSGGVQKEAYLHKTHCLTVRSETEWIETVRDGWNYLVGDELDKIQQYVQKFPEPHSWSNHYGDGDAAERIISLL, encoded by the coding sequence TTGAAAATTGTAACGATCATTGGCGCAAGGCCACAATTTGTAAAAGCATCCATGATATCCAAAGCCATGCGGGGGGCTGGTCACACTGAGATCCTGGTTAACACCGGTCAACATTACGATGATAATATGGCTCGGATCTTCTTTGAAGAGATGGAGATTCCCAGACCGGATTATGATCTGGGTGTTGGCTCTGGTACTCACGCCGAACAGACAGCAGCTTCAATGATCGGGATCGAGGAAATACTGATCAAAGAACAACCGGATTATCTGGTCGTTTATGGTGATACAAATGCAACTGTGGCTGGAGCACTGGCCGCTGCGAAATTGCACATTAAAATTGCTCATATTGAAGCTGGTCTCCGCTCTTACAATCGTCAGATGCCTGAGGAAATCAATCGAATCGTGACGGATGTACTATCAGACTACCTATTTGTCCCGACCCAGGTGGCTGTTGATAACCTTAAGCTGGAAGGAATTGTAAAGGGGGTTCACGTTGTGGGGGATGTGATGGTGGATGCTCTTCAAACCTATACCATTGTTGCTGAACAAAAATCCAACATACTTGATCAGCTCGAGATGACAAAGAAATTTATTTTAATGACGATTCATAGACCTAGCAATGCCGATAGTAATGAGCGTCTCAGGGCAATCCTACAAGCAGTTTCCAGTGCTGGTGATCCAGTTATCTTTCCAGTCCATCCCCGAAGTAAAAATCGAGTAGATTCACTGATTAAAAGTATCGATGGGGATATTCGTATCATTGAGCCTGTTGGATATTTGGACATGATGATGTTAGAGAAGTATTCTCAACTAATTATCACTGATTCAGGTGGCGTCCAGAAGGAAGCCTATCTTCACAAAACGCATTGTCTGACTGTGCGAAGTGAAACAGAGTGGATTGAAACGGTTAGAGATGGGTGGAATTATCTGGTTGGAGATGAGCTTGATAAAATTCAACAATATGTACAGAAATTTCCCGAGCCACATAGCTGGTCCAACCACTATGGTGATGGAGATGCAGCAGAAAGAATAATTAGTCTTCTTTAG
- a CDS encoding redoxin domain-containing protein yields RGVQVIGCSVDSKWSHFGWKNTDINNGGIGDIQYPILADIDKNIARAYDILKGSTPATVLTDDGEEETTVGGDVALRASFLIDEEGIIRHAVINDLPLGRNIDEMLRMVDALTFNQEHGEVCPAGWQEGDDTMQENFAGVASYLEKNAEQL; encoded by the coding sequence AGCGCGGTGTTCAGGTTATTGGATGTTCTGTAGATTCAAAATGGAGTCACTTTGGCTGGAAGAATACTGATATTAACAATGGCGGTATAGGCGATATACAATATCCCATTCTAGCCGACATTGATAAAAATATTGCACGGGCTTATGACATCCTAAAGGGTTCAACACCTGCCACAGTTCTGACTGATGATGGTGAAGAAGAAACAACTGTGGGCGGAGATGTAGCACTACGGGCTTCCTTCCTCATCGATGAAGAGGGTATCATTCGTCATGCTGTCATTAATGATCTACCACTGGGTCGTAACATTGATGAAATGCTACGTATGGTCGATGCCTTAACCTTCAACCAGGAGCATGGTGAAGTTTGTCCGGCAGGTTGGCAAGAAGGCGATGATACAATGCAAGAGAACTTCGCAGGCGTAGCATCCTACCTGGAGAAAAACGCAGAACAGCTCTAA
- the rpsB gene encoding 30S ribosomal protein S2, which translates to MRNISLEDLLASGAHFGHMTSNWNPNMEEYIFTKKNGVHIIDLYKTIEQLNKAIELVSSTVKKGGSILFVATKKSAKTVVEEEADRCGMFHVTERWLGGTLTNFMTIKKSIKRLHVLEKDETSGIAETLTKKELLMRSRERNRLQTQHRGIKDMRRLPDVVIVVDARKETIAIAEALRLEIPIIAIVDTNTDPRNVDIPIPANDDSIQAIRLLMGTLADAIMEAKGISQVKETEEVTA; encoded by the coding sequence ATGCGTAATATTTCATTAGAAGATCTGCTCGCTTCCGGAGCCCATTTTGGTCACATGACCAGTAACTGGAATCCAAATATGGAAGAATATATTTTCACCAAGAAAAATGGTGTCCATATCATTGATCTGTATAAAACCATTGAGCAGTTAAACAAAGCCATTGAGCTGGTTAGCTCTACCGTGAAAAAAGGTGGATCCATTCTTTTTGTTGCCACCAAAAAATCTGCCAAGACAGTGGTGGAAGAAGAAGCTGATCGTTGTGGAATGTTCCATGTTACGGAGCGTTGGTTAGGTGGAACACTCACCAATTTCATGACTATTAAAAAATCGATCAAAAGATTGCATGTACTTGAGAAGGATGAAACCAGCGGGATCGCTGAGACTCTGACTAAAAAAGAACTGCTGATGCGGTCTCGGGAACGCAATCGTCTCCAAACCCAGCACCGTGGTATCAAAGATATGCGCCGTTTGCCTGATGTTGTGATCGTTGTTGATGCACGTAAAGAAACTATCGCTATTGCCGAGGCTTTGCGACTGGAGATTCCGATCATTGCTATTGTTGACACAAACACTGATCCCCGCAATGTTGATATTCCGATCCCGGCCAACGATGATTCCATTCAGGCCATTCGCTTGCTTATGGGAACACTGGCTGATGCGATCATGGAAGCTAAAGGCATTTCTCAAGTAAAAGAGACTGAAGAAGTCACTGCCTAA
- the rplM gene encoding 50S ribosomal protein L13: MKTYNVKASEIERDWWIVDATDKTLGRLSTRIAQILRGKHKPTFVPHLDNGDFVIITNAEKIRVTGNKEEQKTYFRHSGYPGGARFTSLKQLREKHPERILEHAVKGMLPHNRLGRAQIKKMKVYAGDVHPHEAQQPKPLEIG; this comes from the coding sequence TTGAAAACGTATAATGTTAAAGCAAGTGAGATCGAGCGAGACTGGTGGATCGTAGATGCCACAGACAAGACTCTGGGACGGCTCTCTACAAGAATAGCTCAGATCCTCAGGGGAAAACATAAGCCAACATTTGTACCCCATCTTGATAACGGTGATTTTGTGATCATAACAAACGCTGAAAAGATTCGGGTTACGGGTAATAAAGAAGAGCAGAAAACGTATTTTCGCCATAGTGGGTATCCTGGCGGCGCACGTTTTACCTCATTGAAGCAGTTGCGTGAAAAGCATCCCGAGCGGATTCTTGAACATGCCGTGAAGGGAATGTTGCCACACAATCGTCTGGGACGCGCTCAGATCAAGAAAATGAAGGTTTATGCAGGTGATGTACATCCTCATGAAGCCCAACAACCCAAACCTCTCGAGATAGGTTAA
- the rpsI gene encoding 30S ribosomal protein S9 gives MSTTTTFYATGKRKTSIARVYMQPGKGVIKVNDRELNDYFGRKTLRMIVHEALDLTENSGRYDISINVNGGGLSGQAYAIRHGISKALQNDNGELRPVLKKAGLLTRDARKKERKKYGLAGARKAYQFSKR, from the coding sequence ATGAGTACTACTACGACATTTTATGCCACCGGAAAACGTAAAACATCTATTGCACGTGTTTATATGCAGCCCGGTAAAGGTGTTATTAAAGTAAATGACCGTGAGCTGAATGACTATTTTGGCCGGAAAACTCTGAGAATGATCGTTCACGAAGCACTTGACTTGACTGAGAATAGTGGTCGTTATGATATCTCAATCAATGTGAATGGTGGTGGTCTATCAGGTCAGGCGTATGCTATCCGCCACGGTATTTCCAAAGCATTGCAGAACGATAACGGTGAGTTGCGTCCGGTGCTTAAGAAAGCTGGTCTGCTTACCCGTGATGCTCGTAAGAAAGAGCGTAAAAAATACGGTTTGGCTGGAGCTCGTAAAGCCTACCAGTTCTCGAAACGTTAA
- the frr gene encoding ribosome recycling factor, protein MINELFKDVDHRMQMSVEHAKHEFSGLRSSRASVTLVEHIKVSYYGNLTPLNQVANINVPEPRLIVIQPWEKSLTGEIEKAIMTADLGLNPANDGVVIRIPIPALTDERRTELIRHLHKLAEEGRIGIRNVRRDANDKLKKAEKEHEISEDNSKRATSNVQEMTDKYIEEIDDAVKAKEEDIMTV, encoded by the coding sequence ATGATTAATGAACTGTTTAAAGATGTAGATCACCGAATGCAAATGTCAGTTGAACACGCCAAACATGAGTTTAGCGGTTTACGAAGTAGCCGGGCATCAGTTACTTTGGTAGAACATATCAAAGTTTCATATTATGGTAATCTGACCCCCTTAAATCAGGTTGCCAATATCAATGTCCCGGAACCACGCTTGATTGTCATTCAACCCTGGGAGAAAAGCCTTACAGGTGAGATCGAGAAAGCAATTATGACCGCTGACCTTGGGCTTAACCCCGCCAATGATGGTGTGGTGATCCGAATTCCAATCCCGGCTTTAACAGATGAACGCAGAACTGAGCTGATTCGGCACCTGCATAAACTGGCTGAGGAAGGCCGGATCGGCATCCGTAATGTTCGGCGTGATGCGAATGATAAGCTTAAAAAAGCTGAAAAAGAACATGAGATATCAGAGGATAACTCAAAAAGAGCTACCAGTAATGTTCAGGAAATGACTGATAAGTATATCGAAGAAATAGATGATGCAGTTAAAGCCAAAGAAGAAGATATTATGACGGTTTAA
- the tsf gene encoding translation elongation factor Ts, whose protein sequence is MTITAAAVKELRDKTGVGMMECKKALTEANGNIGEAVDVLRKKGVAKAAKKSGRATKEGLIFSYIHAGGKLGALVEIACETDFVANTEQFQELGHNIAMHVAAAVPEVVNREQVSTTALDKESEIFKAQALNEGKPEHIVEKIITGRLEKYYKEVVLMEQPFVKDPERTITDLMHEAISGLGENMSITRFQRFAIGESDASAE, encoded by the coding sequence ATGACTATTACAGCTGCTGCGGTAAAAGAGCTGCGTGATAAGACAGGCGTTGGTATGATGGAATGCAAAAAAGCATTGACCGAAGCCAATGGAAATATTGGTGAGGCAGTTGATGTGCTTCGCAAAAAAGGAGTTGCTAAAGCTGCCAAGAAAAGTGGACGCGCTACCAAAGAAGGGCTGATCTTCAGCTATATTCATGCTGGCGGTAAATTAGGCGCTTTGGTTGAGATCGCCTGTGAAACGGATTTCGTGGCCAATACCGAGCAGTTCCAGGAATTAGGTCATAACATTGCCATGCATGTAGCCGCAGCCGTTCCTGAAGTTGTGAATCGCGAGCAAGTCTCTACGACCGCTCTTGATAAGGAGTCAGAAATCTTTAAAGCTCAGGCTCTGAATGAAGGTAAACCAGAACACATTGTTGAAAAGATTATCACTGGTCGCCTTGAGAAATATTACAAAGAAGTTGTGTTGATGGAACAACCCTTTGTTAAGGATCCTGAAAGGACTATCACTGATCTTATGCATGAAGCCATTTCGGGACTCGGCGAAAATATGTCAATCACCCGCTTCCAGCGTTTTGCTATCGGGGAGTCTGACGCCAGCGCAGAATAA